From the genome of Colius striatus isolate bColStr4 chromosome 15, bColStr4.1.hap1, whole genome shotgun sequence, one region includes:
- the SYNPR gene encoding synaptoporin — MEAVDQLASAGTFRVVKEPLAFLRVLEWLFAIFAFATCGGYSGGLRLSVDCANKSESDLNIDIDFAYPFRLHQVNFDVPTCEGKRRETLSLIGDFSSSAEFFVTIAVFAFLYSLAATVVYIFFQNKYRENNRGPLIDFIVTVVFSFLWLVSSSAWAKGLSDVKVATDPDEVLLLMSACKQQSNKCLPVRSPVMSSLNTSVVFGYLNFILWAGNIWFVFKETGWHSSGQRHPPDTMEKQSSSYNQGGYNQDSYGPAGGYNQPGSYSQVGEYGQSQSYGQSGPTSFANQI; from the exons CTTTTTGCAATCTTTGCATTTGCAACATGCGGTGGGTACTCTGGAGGACTTCGCCTCAGTGTGGACTGTGCAAACAAGTCAGAGAGTGACCTCAACATTGACATAGACTTTGCCTACCCCTTCAG GTTGCATCAAGTGAATTTCGATGTTCCCACTTGTGAAGGCAAGCGCCGAGAAACACTCTCCTTGATAGGGGACTTCTCCTCTTCAGCAGAATTCTTTGTCACCATTGCAGTCTTTGCTTTCCTCTACTCACTGGCTGCCACCGTGGTTTATATCTTCTTCCAGAACAAGTACCGTGAAAACAACAGAGGGCCTCTAATT GATTTCATTGTGACAGTGGTCTTCTCATTCTTGTGGCTAGTGAGCTCATCTGCTTGGGCTAAAGGACTGTCAGATGTGAAGGTTGCAACTGACCCAgatgaagtgctgctgctgatgtcTGCCTGCAAACAGCAGTCCAACAAATGCTTGCCCGTTCGCAGCCCCGTTATGTCAAGCCTCAACACTTCGGTT GTCTTTGGCTACTTGAACTTTATCCTCTGGGCAGGCAACATTTGGTTTGTGTTTAAGGAGACGGGCTGGCATTCCTCTGGCCAGCGGCACCCTCCGGACACCATGGAGAAGCAGTCGAGCAGCTACAACCAAGGTGGCTACAACCAAGATAGCTACGGGCCGGCTGGTGGCTACAACCAGCCAGGCTCCTACAGCCAGGTGGGTGAATATGGCCAGTCCCAGAGCTATGGCCAGAGTGGGCCGACTTCCTTCGCTAATCAAATTTAG